The following proteins are encoded in a genomic region of Corylus avellana chromosome ca4, CavTom2PMs-1.0:
- the LOC132177127 gene encoding calmodulin-binding transcription activator 4 isoform X3, with the protein MQSGNSGYDINDLFGAAQTRWLKPAEVLFILQNHEKYKITEEPPRQPASGSLFLFNKRVLRFFRKDGHNWRKKKDGRAVGEAHERLKVGNVEALNCYYAHGEQNPSFQRRSYWMLDAAYEHIVLVHYRELSEGKPSPGAVALSSPGSSSPFSQSPSCYTTPNPGSNSIITDFFEPYQSLSSPEVSSEIATQNNGMDHLDRMGRTAQRDSSADIEVTQALRRLEEQLSLNEERFQEISQFSNQDQNSNDSNILEYERENSKQDQYSTLLHGHATMQDDSNNLELLHDADGSKGTLSWEEVFGSCSTSFGVGSQGEHFYTLDGNEKPLSPTRKAPKEEQEHSNWLNFNVDNVENTSLLLPKEADGLKFPEYSSVMGTHETNSDYYTTLFDEGQIADSSLTVAQKQKFTIRDISPEWGYATETTKVIIIGSFLCDPSESAWTCMFGDIEVPLQIIQEGVIHCEAPSHPPGKVTLCITSSNRESCSEIREFEYRTKTGTYTRCNSPKTEATKSPEELLLLVRLVQMLLSDSSTKKGDSVESEIHLLRRLKADDDSWDHVIEALLVGSGTSSGTIDWVLQELLKDKLHQWLLSRSQDGCDQLGCSLSKKEQGVIHMIAGLGFEWALSPILNSGVNINFRDISGWTALHWAALFGREKMVAALIASGASAGAVTDPSSQDPRGKTPASIAATSGHKGLAGYLSEVALTSHLSSLTLEESELSKGSAEVEAEITVNSISMGSLTTTGDQVSLQHTLAAVRNAAQAAARIQSAFRAHSFRKRQQREAASTSMDGYSINSDEISAMSKLAFRNPRDYNSAALSIQKKYRGWKGRKDFLAFRQKIVQIQAHVRGYQVRKHYQVICWAVGILDKVVLRWRRKGVGLRGFRNETEIIDETEDDDILKVFRKEKVDVAIDEAVSRVMSMVQSPEARQQYHRVLERYCQAKGELGGIASESVGSTSVGDISSMEDEDMYKFP; encoded by the exons ATGCAATCAG GAAACTCAGGATATGACATCAACGATCTGTTTGGAGCAGCTCAAACCCGTTGGCTGAAGCCTGCGGAGGTGCTCTTCATTTTACAAAACCACGAGAAATACAAAATCACAGAGGAGCCCCCTCGACAGCCAGCTA GTGGATCTTTGTTTCTATTCAACAAAAGGGTCCTTAGGTTCTTCCGTAAAGATGGTCATAATTGGCGTAAAAAGAAGGATGGAAGGGCTGTTGGGGAAGCGCACGAGCGACTTAAG GTTGGAAATGTTGAAGCATTAAATTGCTATTATGCACATGGAGAGCAGAATCCCAGTTTTCAGAGACGTAGCTATTGGATGCTGGATGC GGCATATGAGCACATTGTTCTGGTACATTACAGAGAGTTAAGTGAG GGAAAGCCCAGTCCTGGAGCTGTTGCACTGTCATCTCCAGGATCCTCTTCTCCCTTCAGTCAGAGTCCTAGCTGTTATACCACTCCAAATCCGGGCTCTAACTCCATAATTACTGATTTCTTTGAGCCTTACCAGAGTTTATCAAGTCCAGAAGTTAGTTCTGAGATAGCCACCCAGAATAATGGGATGGATCACCTGGACAGGATGGGTAGAACAGCACAGAGAGATAGTTCTGCTGACATTGAGGTTACTCAAGCTTTGCGAAGGCTTGAGGAGCAATTAAGTTTGAATGAAGAGAGATTCCAAGAAATTAGTCAGTTCAGCAATcaagatcaaaattcaaatgattCAAATATTCTGGAATATGAAAGGGAGAACTCCAAGCAGGATCAATATTCAACTTTACTGCATGGACATGCTACAATGCAGGATGACTCAAACAACCTTGAGCTTCTGCATGATGCAG ATGGAAGTAAAGGAACTTTATCTTGGGAAGAGGTGTTTGGGTCGTGTAGCACTTCATTTGGTGTTGGGTCCCAGGGAGAGCATTTCTATACATTGGATGGAAAC GAAAAGCCCCTTTCTCCTACAAGGAAGGCACCAAAGGAAGAGCAGGAACATAGTAATTGGCTAAATTTCAATGTAGATAATGTTGAAAACA CTTCTTTGTTGCTGCCTAAAGAAGCTGATGGTTTAAAGTTTCCTGAATACTCTTCAGTGATGGGAACTCATGAAACCAATTCTGACTACTACACGACTTTGTTTGACGAAGGCCAAATAGCAGATTCAAGTTTGACTGTCGCACAAAAACAGAAATTTACAATTCGTGATATATCCCCAGAATGGGGTTATGCCACTGAGACTACAAAG GTTATCATTATTGGATCTTTCCTCTGTGATCCATCAGAATCTGCCTGGACTTGTATGTTTGGTGACATTGAAGTTCCTCTTCAGATCATTCAGGAAGGTGTCATCCATTGCGAAGCTCCTTCTCACCCTCCTGGAAAGGTGACTCTCTGCATTACTTCTAGCAATCGGGAATCCTGCAGTGAAATCAGAGAGTTCGAGTATCGGACCAAGACTGGAACTTATACTCGCTGTAATTCACCTAAAACAGAAGCCACCAAGAGCCCAGAAGAGTTGCTGTTACTTGTTAGACTCGTGCAGATGCTTCTGTCTGATTCATCAACAAAGAAAGGTGACTCTGTAGAATCTGAAATTCATCTATTGAGAAGATTGAAAGCTGATGATGATTCATGGGATCATGTCATAGAGGCTCTATTAGTTGGTAGTGGAACTTCATCTGGTACCATCGATTGGGTTCTTCAAGAGCTTCTAAAAGACAAGTTGCACCAGTGGCTTTTATCCAGATCCCAGGACGGATGTGATCAGTTGGGCTGTTCCTTGTCCAAGAAAGAGCAAGGGGTAATACACATGATTGCCGGGTTGGGCTTTGAATGGGCTTTGAGCCCAATTCTCAATAGTGGAGTCAATATAAATTTCCGCGACATTAGTGGGTGGACCGCTCTTCATTGGGCTGCACTCTTTGGAAG GGAAAAAATGGTTGCTGCACTTATTGCTTCTGGTGCATCAGCTGGGGCAGTGACAGATCCCAGTTCACAAGATCCAAGAGGTAAAACTCCAGCATCTATCGCAGCTACCAGTGGGCACAAGGGACTTGCAGGTTATCTTTCAGAGGTGGCACTTACTAGCCACCTGTCATCCCTCACACTGGAAGAAAGTGAGCTTTCTAAAGGCTCTGCTGAGGTTGAAGCAGAAATAACTGTGAATAGCATCTCAATGGGGAGTCTCACTACCACTGGGGATCAGGTTTCCCTTCAACATACCTTGGCTGCTGTCCGAAATGCAGCTCAAGCTGCTGCACGTATACAATCAGCTTTCCGTGCGCATTCTTTTAGAAAACGACAACAGAGAGAAGCTGCTTCTACTAGTATGGATGGCTACAGCATCAATTCAGATGAAATTTCAGCTATGTCAAAGTTAGCCTTTCGTAACCCACGTGATTACAATTCAGCAGCATTATCGATTCAGAAGAAGTACCGAGGTTGGAAGGGTCGCAAGGATTTCCTAGCATTTCGCCAGAAAATTGTGCAGATACAG GCTCATGTGAGAGGTTATCAGGTAAGGAAGCATTACCAGGTAATCTGTTGGGCTGTTGGAATTCTAGACAAGGTTGTACTACGATGGCGACGGAAAGGAGTTGGTTTGCGAGGTTTCCGGAATGAGACTGAGATCATCGATGAAACTGAAGATGACGACATTCTCAAGGTGTTTCGCAAAGAGAAAGTGGATGTGGCTATTGATGAAGCTGTCTCACGGGTAATGTCCATGGTTCAATCTCCAGAGGCTCGCCAGCAATATCATCGTGTGCTTGAAAGATACTGCCAAGCTAAG GGTGAACTTGGTGGCATAGCTAGTGAATCAGTGGGATCAACTTCTGTAGGTGATATATCCAGTATGGAAGATGAAGATATGTATAAATTCCCATAG
- the LOC132177127 gene encoding calmodulin-binding transcription activator 4 isoform X2: MQSGNSGYDINDLFGAAQTRWLKPAEVLFILQNHEKYKITEEPPRQPASGSLFLFNKRVLRFFRKDGHNWRKKKDGRAVGEAHERLKVGNVEALNCYYAHGEQNPSFQRRSYWMLDAAYEHIVLVHYRELSEGKPSPGAVALSSPGSSSPFSQSPSCYTTPNPGSNSIITDFFEPYQSLSSPEVSSEIATQNNGMDHLDRMGRTAQRDSSADIEVTQALRRLEEQLSLNEERFQEISQFSNQDQNSNDSNILEYERENSKQDQYSTLLHGHATMQDDSNNLELLHDAGENGKHHNQSFEHDFADGSKGTLSWEEVFGSCSTSFGVGSQGEHFYTLDGNEKPLSPTRKAPKEEQEHSNWLNFNVDNVENTSLLLPKEADGLKFPEYSSVMGTHETNSDYYTTLFDEGQIADSSLTVAQKQKFTIRDISPEWGYATETTKVIIIGSFLCDPSESAWTCMFGDIEVPLQIIQEGVIHCEAPSHPPGKVTLCITSSNRESCSEIREFEYRTKTGTYTRCNSPKTEATKSPEELLLLVRLVQMLLSDSSTKKGDSVESEIHLLRRLKADDDSWDHVIEALLVGSGTSSGTIDWVLQELLKDKLHQWLLSRSQDGCDQLGCSLSKKEQGVIHMIAGLGFEWALSPILNSGVNINFRDISGWTALHWAALFGREKMVAALIASGASAGAVTDPSSQDPRGKTPASIAATSGHKGLAGYLSEVALTSHLSSLTLEESELSKGSAEVEAEITVNSISMGSLTTTGDQVSLQHTLAAVRNAAQAAARIQSAFRAHSFRKRQQREAASTSMDGYSINSDEISAMSKLAFRNPRDYNSAALSIQKKYRGWKGRKDFLAFRQKIVQIQAHVRGYQVRKHYQVICWAVGILDKVVLRWRRKGVGLRGFRNETEIIDETEDDDILKVFRKEKVDVAIDEAVSRVMSMVQSPEARQQYHRVLERYCQAKGELGGIASESVGSTSVGDISSMEDEDMYKFP, encoded by the exons ATGCAATCAG GAAACTCAGGATATGACATCAACGATCTGTTTGGAGCAGCTCAAACCCGTTGGCTGAAGCCTGCGGAGGTGCTCTTCATTTTACAAAACCACGAGAAATACAAAATCACAGAGGAGCCCCCTCGACAGCCAGCTA GTGGATCTTTGTTTCTATTCAACAAAAGGGTCCTTAGGTTCTTCCGTAAAGATGGTCATAATTGGCGTAAAAAGAAGGATGGAAGGGCTGTTGGGGAAGCGCACGAGCGACTTAAG GTTGGAAATGTTGAAGCATTAAATTGCTATTATGCACATGGAGAGCAGAATCCCAGTTTTCAGAGACGTAGCTATTGGATGCTGGATGC GGCATATGAGCACATTGTTCTGGTACATTACAGAGAGTTAAGTGAG GGAAAGCCCAGTCCTGGAGCTGTTGCACTGTCATCTCCAGGATCCTCTTCTCCCTTCAGTCAGAGTCCTAGCTGTTATACCACTCCAAATCCGGGCTCTAACTCCATAATTACTGATTTCTTTGAGCCTTACCAGAGTTTATCAAGTCCAGAAGTTAGTTCTGAGATAGCCACCCAGAATAATGGGATGGATCACCTGGACAGGATGGGTAGAACAGCACAGAGAGATAGTTCTGCTGACATTGAGGTTACTCAAGCTTTGCGAAGGCTTGAGGAGCAATTAAGTTTGAATGAAGAGAGATTCCAAGAAATTAGTCAGTTCAGCAATcaagatcaaaattcaaatgattCAAATATTCTGGAATATGAAAGGGAGAACTCCAAGCAGGATCAATATTCAACTTTACTGCATGGACATGCTACAATGCAGGATGACTCAAACAACCTTGAGCTTCTGCATGATGCAG GTGAGAATGGCAAACATCACAATCAATCATTTGAGCATGATTTTGCAGATGGAAGTAAAGGAACTTTATCTTGGGAAGAGGTGTTTGGGTCGTGTAGCACTTCATTTGGTGTTGGGTCCCAGGGAGAGCATTTCTATACATTGGATGGAAAC GAAAAGCCCCTTTCTCCTACAAGGAAGGCACCAAAGGAAGAGCAGGAACATAGTAATTGGCTAAATTTCAATGTAGATAATGTTGAAAACA CTTCTTTGTTGCTGCCTAAAGAAGCTGATGGTTTAAAGTTTCCTGAATACTCTTCAGTGATGGGAACTCATGAAACCAATTCTGACTACTACACGACTTTGTTTGACGAAGGCCAAATAGCAGATTCAAGTTTGACTGTCGCACAAAAACAGAAATTTACAATTCGTGATATATCCCCAGAATGGGGTTATGCCACTGAGACTACAAAG GTTATCATTATTGGATCTTTCCTCTGTGATCCATCAGAATCTGCCTGGACTTGTATGTTTGGTGACATTGAAGTTCCTCTTCAGATCATTCAGGAAGGTGTCATCCATTGCGAAGCTCCTTCTCACCCTCCTGGAAAGGTGACTCTCTGCATTACTTCTAGCAATCGGGAATCCTGCAGTGAAATCAGAGAGTTCGAGTATCGGACCAAGACTGGAACTTATACTCGCTGTAATTCACCTAAAACAGAAGCCACCAAGAGCCCAGAAGAGTTGCTGTTACTTGTTAGACTCGTGCAGATGCTTCTGTCTGATTCATCAACAAAGAAAGGTGACTCTGTAGAATCTGAAATTCATCTATTGAGAAGATTGAAAGCTGATGATGATTCATGGGATCATGTCATAGAGGCTCTATTAGTTGGTAGTGGAACTTCATCTGGTACCATCGATTGGGTTCTTCAAGAGCTTCTAAAAGACAAGTTGCACCAGTGGCTTTTATCCAGATCCCAGGACGGATGTGATCAGTTGGGCTGTTCCTTGTCCAAGAAAGAGCAAGGGGTAATACACATGATTGCCGGGTTGGGCTTTGAATGGGCTTTGAGCCCAATTCTCAATAGTGGAGTCAATATAAATTTCCGCGACATTAGTGGGTGGACCGCTCTTCATTGGGCTGCACTCTTTGGAAG GGAAAAAATGGTTGCTGCACTTATTGCTTCTGGTGCATCAGCTGGGGCAGTGACAGATCCCAGTTCACAAGATCCAAGAGGTAAAACTCCAGCATCTATCGCAGCTACCAGTGGGCACAAGGGACTTGCAGGTTATCTTTCAGAGGTGGCACTTACTAGCCACCTGTCATCCCTCACACTGGAAGAAAGTGAGCTTTCTAAAGGCTCTGCTGAGGTTGAAGCAGAAATAACTGTGAATAGCATCTCAATGGGGAGTCTCACTACCACTGGGGATCAGGTTTCCCTTCAACATACCTTGGCTGCTGTCCGAAATGCAGCTCAAGCTGCTGCACGTATACAATCAGCTTTCCGTGCGCATTCTTTTAGAAAACGACAACAGAGAGAAGCTGCTTCTACTAGTATGGATGGCTACAGCATCAATTCAGATGAAATTTCAGCTATGTCAAAGTTAGCCTTTCGTAACCCACGTGATTACAATTCAGCAGCATTATCGATTCAGAAGAAGTACCGAGGTTGGAAGGGTCGCAAGGATTTCCTAGCATTTCGCCAGAAAATTGTGCAGATACAG GCTCATGTGAGAGGTTATCAGGTAAGGAAGCATTACCAGGTAATCTGTTGGGCTGTTGGAATTCTAGACAAGGTTGTACTACGATGGCGACGGAAAGGAGTTGGTTTGCGAGGTTTCCGGAATGAGACTGAGATCATCGATGAAACTGAAGATGACGACATTCTCAAGGTGTTTCGCAAAGAGAAAGTGGATGTGGCTATTGATGAAGCTGTCTCACGGGTAATGTCCATGGTTCAATCTCCAGAGGCTCGCCAGCAATATCATCGTGTGCTTGAAAGATACTGCCAAGCTAAG GGTGAACTTGGTGGCATAGCTAGTGAATCAGTGGGATCAACTTCTGTAGGTGATATATCCAGTATGGAAGATGAAGATATGTATAAATTCCCATAG
- the LOC132177127 gene encoding calmodulin-binding transcription activator 4 isoform X1 — protein MQSGNSGYDINDLFGAAQTRWLKPAEVLFILQNHEKYKITEEPPRQPASGSLFLFNKRVLRFFRKDGHNWRKKKDGRAVGEAHERLKVGNVEALNCYYAHGEQNPSFQRRSYWMLDAAYEHIVLVHYRELSEGKPSPGAVALSSPGSSSPFSQSPSCYTTPNPGSNSIITDFFEPYQSLSSPEVSSEIATQNNGMDHLDRMGRTAQRDSSADIEVTQALRRLEEQLSLNEERFQEISQFSNQDQNSNDSNILEYERENSKQDQYSTLLHGHATMQDDSNNLELLHDAAGENGKHHNQSFEHDFADGSKGTLSWEEVFGSCSTSFGVGSQGEHFYTLDGNEKPLSPTRKAPKEEQEHSNWLNFNVDNVENTSLLLPKEADGLKFPEYSSVMGTHETNSDYYTTLFDEGQIADSSLTVAQKQKFTIRDISPEWGYATETTKVIIIGSFLCDPSESAWTCMFGDIEVPLQIIQEGVIHCEAPSHPPGKVTLCITSSNRESCSEIREFEYRTKTGTYTRCNSPKTEATKSPEELLLLVRLVQMLLSDSSTKKGDSVESEIHLLRRLKADDDSWDHVIEALLVGSGTSSGTIDWVLQELLKDKLHQWLLSRSQDGCDQLGCSLSKKEQGVIHMIAGLGFEWALSPILNSGVNINFRDISGWTALHWAALFGREKMVAALIASGASAGAVTDPSSQDPRGKTPASIAATSGHKGLAGYLSEVALTSHLSSLTLEESELSKGSAEVEAEITVNSISMGSLTTTGDQVSLQHTLAAVRNAAQAAARIQSAFRAHSFRKRQQREAASTSMDGYSINSDEISAMSKLAFRNPRDYNSAALSIQKKYRGWKGRKDFLAFRQKIVQIQAHVRGYQVRKHYQVICWAVGILDKVVLRWRRKGVGLRGFRNETEIIDETEDDDILKVFRKEKVDVAIDEAVSRVMSMVQSPEARQQYHRVLERYCQAKGELGGIASESVGSTSVGDISSMEDEDMYKFP, from the exons ATGCAATCAG GAAACTCAGGATATGACATCAACGATCTGTTTGGAGCAGCTCAAACCCGTTGGCTGAAGCCTGCGGAGGTGCTCTTCATTTTACAAAACCACGAGAAATACAAAATCACAGAGGAGCCCCCTCGACAGCCAGCTA GTGGATCTTTGTTTCTATTCAACAAAAGGGTCCTTAGGTTCTTCCGTAAAGATGGTCATAATTGGCGTAAAAAGAAGGATGGAAGGGCTGTTGGGGAAGCGCACGAGCGACTTAAG GTTGGAAATGTTGAAGCATTAAATTGCTATTATGCACATGGAGAGCAGAATCCCAGTTTTCAGAGACGTAGCTATTGGATGCTGGATGC GGCATATGAGCACATTGTTCTGGTACATTACAGAGAGTTAAGTGAG GGAAAGCCCAGTCCTGGAGCTGTTGCACTGTCATCTCCAGGATCCTCTTCTCCCTTCAGTCAGAGTCCTAGCTGTTATACCACTCCAAATCCGGGCTCTAACTCCATAATTACTGATTTCTTTGAGCCTTACCAGAGTTTATCAAGTCCAGAAGTTAGTTCTGAGATAGCCACCCAGAATAATGGGATGGATCACCTGGACAGGATGGGTAGAACAGCACAGAGAGATAGTTCTGCTGACATTGAGGTTACTCAAGCTTTGCGAAGGCTTGAGGAGCAATTAAGTTTGAATGAAGAGAGATTCCAAGAAATTAGTCAGTTCAGCAATcaagatcaaaattcaaatgattCAAATATTCTGGAATATGAAAGGGAGAACTCCAAGCAGGATCAATATTCAACTTTACTGCATGGACATGCTACAATGCAGGATGACTCAAACAACCTTGAGCTTCTGCATGATGCAG CAGGTGAGAATGGCAAACATCACAATCAATCATTTGAGCATGATTTTGCAGATGGAAGTAAAGGAACTTTATCTTGGGAAGAGGTGTTTGGGTCGTGTAGCACTTCATTTGGTGTTGGGTCCCAGGGAGAGCATTTCTATACATTGGATGGAAAC GAAAAGCCCCTTTCTCCTACAAGGAAGGCACCAAAGGAAGAGCAGGAACATAGTAATTGGCTAAATTTCAATGTAGATAATGTTGAAAACA CTTCTTTGTTGCTGCCTAAAGAAGCTGATGGTTTAAAGTTTCCTGAATACTCTTCAGTGATGGGAACTCATGAAACCAATTCTGACTACTACACGACTTTGTTTGACGAAGGCCAAATAGCAGATTCAAGTTTGACTGTCGCACAAAAACAGAAATTTACAATTCGTGATATATCCCCAGAATGGGGTTATGCCACTGAGACTACAAAG GTTATCATTATTGGATCTTTCCTCTGTGATCCATCAGAATCTGCCTGGACTTGTATGTTTGGTGACATTGAAGTTCCTCTTCAGATCATTCAGGAAGGTGTCATCCATTGCGAAGCTCCTTCTCACCCTCCTGGAAAGGTGACTCTCTGCATTACTTCTAGCAATCGGGAATCCTGCAGTGAAATCAGAGAGTTCGAGTATCGGACCAAGACTGGAACTTATACTCGCTGTAATTCACCTAAAACAGAAGCCACCAAGAGCCCAGAAGAGTTGCTGTTACTTGTTAGACTCGTGCAGATGCTTCTGTCTGATTCATCAACAAAGAAAGGTGACTCTGTAGAATCTGAAATTCATCTATTGAGAAGATTGAAAGCTGATGATGATTCATGGGATCATGTCATAGAGGCTCTATTAGTTGGTAGTGGAACTTCATCTGGTACCATCGATTGGGTTCTTCAAGAGCTTCTAAAAGACAAGTTGCACCAGTGGCTTTTATCCAGATCCCAGGACGGATGTGATCAGTTGGGCTGTTCCTTGTCCAAGAAAGAGCAAGGGGTAATACACATGATTGCCGGGTTGGGCTTTGAATGGGCTTTGAGCCCAATTCTCAATAGTGGAGTCAATATAAATTTCCGCGACATTAGTGGGTGGACCGCTCTTCATTGGGCTGCACTCTTTGGAAG GGAAAAAATGGTTGCTGCACTTATTGCTTCTGGTGCATCAGCTGGGGCAGTGACAGATCCCAGTTCACAAGATCCAAGAGGTAAAACTCCAGCATCTATCGCAGCTACCAGTGGGCACAAGGGACTTGCAGGTTATCTTTCAGAGGTGGCACTTACTAGCCACCTGTCATCCCTCACACTGGAAGAAAGTGAGCTTTCTAAAGGCTCTGCTGAGGTTGAAGCAGAAATAACTGTGAATAGCATCTCAATGGGGAGTCTCACTACCACTGGGGATCAGGTTTCCCTTCAACATACCTTGGCTGCTGTCCGAAATGCAGCTCAAGCTGCTGCACGTATACAATCAGCTTTCCGTGCGCATTCTTTTAGAAAACGACAACAGAGAGAAGCTGCTTCTACTAGTATGGATGGCTACAGCATCAATTCAGATGAAATTTCAGCTATGTCAAAGTTAGCCTTTCGTAACCCACGTGATTACAATTCAGCAGCATTATCGATTCAGAAGAAGTACCGAGGTTGGAAGGGTCGCAAGGATTTCCTAGCATTTCGCCAGAAAATTGTGCAGATACAG GCTCATGTGAGAGGTTATCAGGTAAGGAAGCATTACCAGGTAATCTGTTGGGCTGTTGGAATTCTAGACAAGGTTGTACTACGATGGCGACGGAAAGGAGTTGGTTTGCGAGGTTTCCGGAATGAGACTGAGATCATCGATGAAACTGAAGATGACGACATTCTCAAGGTGTTTCGCAAAGAGAAAGTGGATGTGGCTATTGATGAAGCTGTCTCACGGGTAATGTCCATGGTTCAATCTCCAGAGGCTCGCCAGCAATATCATCGTGTGCTTGAAAGATACTGCCAAGCTAAG GGTGAACTTGGTGGCATAGCTAGTGAATCAGTGGGATCAACTTCTGTAGGTGATATATCCAGTATGGAAGATGAAGATATGTATAAATTCCCATAG